CTGCTGCGCCCGGGGTGAACCTGATCCGGCTTGATACCCAACTCAATGCGCCCCAGCTGCCGGCGATGGCCCCGGCGCTGCTGCGGCCCGCCGCCCAGGGCTATGGCGCCGTGGTGCTTGATGGCCGCAGCCCCAGCCCCTGGAGCGGCAACCCGGAAGCCCCCCTGGCCCTAGAGCGGCTGGGGGATGGCCCGGTGCTGCTGCAACTACTGGTGCGGGGCAATCCCTTCCGCGGCAGCGCCGGCGGCGATGAACCCTGGCCCCAGGTGGTGCAGCAGCTGCTGGAGGCCAACCGCTTGGCCGGCCTGGCGGTGTACGGCAGCCCCTATCTCTGGGAGCAGCTGCGGGCGCTGCTGCCGCCGGAGCTGCCGGCGGCCTACAGCCCGGGCCAGATGCCCCAGGCCCAGGCGGCCGTCTTGGAGCGCCTGGGCCTCGGCGCCGCGGCCCTGGAAGGCGGCTTCACCGACTGAGCCGTTACACCGCAGCGACCTGCCACTAACCTCAGGCCGCCTGCACCGCCGCCATGCTCAGCCTCTCGATGATCGTGCGCGATGAAGCAGCACAGATCGAAGACTGCCTGCGTTCGGTGCAGGGCTTCGTCGACGAGATGGTGGTGGTGGACACCGGCTCCACCGACAACACACCGGCCCTGGCACAGGCGATGGGCGCGCGCGTGGAGCAGATCGAATGGCCGGGCGACTTTGCCCCAGCCCGCAACCAGGCCCTGCAGTGGGTGAGCGGCGACTGGGTGCTGGTGCTCGATGCCGATGAGCGCCTGCGGCCCGAGGCGATGGCGCCGCTGCGGGCCCTGATGGCCCAGCCGGATGTGCTGCTGGTCAACCTGCTGCGCCACGAGCGCGGGGCCGTGCAATCCCCCTACTCGAATGTGAGCCGCCTGTTCCGGCGTCACCCAGCGATCCGCTGGAGCCGCGCCTACCACTCGATGGTGGACGACAGCGTGGCGGAACTGCTCCAGCAGGAGAGCCATTGGCGCATCGCCGACTGCCCCGAACCTGCTCTGCTGCACGACGGCTACCGGCCGGAGCTGCTGGCCCAGGGCAACAAGCCGCAGCGGCTGCGCGAAGCGATGGAAGCCGAACTGCTGGAGCGCCCCGGTGATCCTTACGCCTGCGCCAAGCTCGGCAGCCTGGAGGTGGCCGAAGGCAACCTGGAACGCGGCACAGCGCTGCTGCGTCAGGGGCTGGAGCAGTGCCCGGCAGGCGCCCACCCTGAGCGCTACGAGCTGCTGCTGCACCTGGCCCTAGCGGAAGCGCCGCGCGATCCCGCCGCGGCAGTCGCCCTCTATCGCGAAGCCCTGGCGCTGCCGCTGGCAGCCCGCCTAAGCCTCGCCGCCCGGCTCAACCTGGCGGCCCTCCTGCTCCAGCAGGGCCAGGCGCAGGAGGCCGAAACGCTCTGCCAGCGCGCCACCGCCGCGGCCCCTGAGATCAGCCTGGGCTGGTACAACCTCGGCCTGATCCGCCGCCGCCTGGGCGACATCGCCGGTGCCCTGGAGGCCTACCGGGAGGCGCGGCGGCTGCAGCCCGAGCACCCTGAAACCCATCAGAACTTGGCGGTAGCCCTGCTGCTCGGCGGCGATATCGACGGTGCCCGCAACAGCTTCCGACAGGCGATCGAGCTGCTGGGGCAGCAGGGCCGCAGCGCTGAAGCCGCCCAGCTGCGCCAGCAGGCCGGGGCGATGGTGAAGCTGGAGGGCTGATCCCGATGCCGAACTCCGCCCCTCTGAAGGGCCGCACCATTGCCGTGACCCGCGCCGAGCAGCAGCTGGGCGAAGCGCGGCGCCTGTTTGAGCAGGCCGAGGCCGCGGTGCTGGATCTGCCGGCGCTGGTGATCGGGCCGCCGGATGAATGGGGCCCGCTCGACGACGCCCTGGCCGAGCTCGATGAATTCCACTGGCTGGTGGTGTCGAGCAGCAACGGTGTGGATGCGGTGGAGCAGCGGCTACAACGGCTGGGCGGCAGCCTGGCCCGCCGGCCCCAGAGCCTGAAGATCGCCGCCGTGGGCCGCAAAACCGCCGCCCGCCTCGAAGCGCTGGGGGCGCCCGCGGATTTCGTGCCACCACAGTTTGTGGCCGACAGCCTGATCGATCACTTCCCGGTGTCGGGCTGGGGGCTGCGGCTGCTGCTGCCGCGGGTGCAGAGCGGCGGGCGCACCGTGCTGGCTGAAGCCTTCGGTGAAGCGGGCGCTCGGGTGGTGGAGGTGGCCGCCTACGAATCCCGCTGCCCCGCATCGCTGCCGCCAGCCACCGCCGCCGCCCTGGCCGCAGGCAGCGTGGACGCCATCACCTTCAGCAGTGGGAAAACCGTGCAACACACCGCCCAGCTGCTGGAACAGCAGTTCGGCGCGGACTGGTCGCAGCAACTCAACGGGGTGGCCTTGGTGTCGATCGGGCCACAAACCAGCCACACCTGCCGCGCCCAGCTGGGCCGCGTCGACGCGGAAGCCGATCCCCACGACCTCGACGGCCTGGTGACGGCCTGCGCTCAGGCGTTGGCGGGGCGGCCGCTCAGAGCTCCAGGGTGATCTTGGGGCTGCTGGGCTCAGGTCCTGTCGCAAGGGTCAAGCGCCCCTGAGCAACATCGACGGCCGCCACCTTCCAAGCCTGTGGCAGGAGATCGGTGGTGCGACCGCCCTGATCACCCACCACTAGGGAGCCGGCATTGCCCTGGAACTGAACCAAAGCCTGAGCATGCCCGCTGGCGAGAATCACGCCGCTGAATTTCAAGCCCTCGGGCAGCACTGGTGGAGCTTCGCCTGAGGACGGAGGCAGCGGCGCGAAAGGATCCACACGACCCACGCCCACCTCGCTGATCACCTGCTGCGGCGTGGGCAGCGGCGTAAAGCCAGCGGCAGGCCGCGGGGTGGCGTTAACCGGGTTTCCCGCGGCCGGCTTAGAGGGGGGCGAAGACAGGCTGATGCTCTCGGGCCCGGAGCTCGAACCGCAAGCGGTCAGGGCGGGCAACAATGCCAGGGCAACGATCCAGCCCCACCAGGAGCCACAGCCGCTCATCAAGCGTCGAGAATCGGATGCGTCATCCCTGCTGTTGGCCATACCCGCTTTGCACGAGATCGCGGAAGCGATCCAGATTGGCCTGGAGCTCCTTGGTCACGATCCCCCCCAGGATGGAGGGTTCCATCAAGGGTGCCAACACCCCCGGCAGCTCGTAGCTCACCGTGAGCTTCACGGCGGTGAGATCTGGCCCCTGGGGATAGAAGCGCACGGCGCCTTTGGTGGGCAGGCCACCCACCGACTCCCAGTGCAGCTGCTGAGCCTCCACACGCTGGGTGATGCGCGCTTTCCAGTGGAAGCGGAAGCCTTGAGCCGCCAGGGTCCAGTCGGTGAGATCGGGATCGCCGGGTTCGGTGACCACCGATTCGATCCAGTTCATCCAGCGAGGCATCGCCTCGAGATCGCTCCACACCTGCCATACCCGCTCAGCTGAGGCCTTCACCTCCGTGGTGACGCTGTGTTCAAGCCAACGGCCCATGGGAATCAAGCGAAGGGGTGATCAGGCTGCAGTGATCAAGCCACAGCCGCATTGGTAGCCAGCTCGGCC
The sequence above is drawn from the Synechococcus sp. HK05 genome and encodes:
- a CDS encoding uroporphyrinogen-III synthase; this translates as MPNSAPLKGRTIAVTRAEQQLGEARRLFEQAEAAVLDLPALVIGPPDEWGPLDDALAELDEFHWLVVSSSNGVDAVEQRLQRLGGSLARRPQSLKIAAVGRKTAARLEALGAPADFVPPQFVADSLIDHFPVSGWGLRLLLPRVQSGGRTVLAEAFGEAGARVVEVAAYESRCPASLPPATAAALAAGSVDAITFSSGKTVQHTAQLLEQQFGADWSQQLNGVALVSIGPQTSHTCRAQLGRVDAEADPHDLDGLVTACAQALAGRPLRAPG
- a CDS encoding SRPBCC family protein, coding for MGRWLEHSVTTEVKASAERVWQVWSDLEAMPRWMNWIESVVTEPGDPDLTDWTLAAQGFRFHWKARITQRVEAQQLHWESVGGLPTKGAVRFYPQGPDLTAVKLTVSYELPGVLAPLMEPSILGGIVTKELQANLDRFRDLVQSGYGQQQG
- a CDS encoding glycosyltransferase produces the protein MLSLSMIVRDEAAQIEDCLRSVQGFVDEMVVVDTGSTDNTPALAQAMGARVEQIEWPGDFAPARNQALQWVSGDWVLVLDADERLRPEAMAPLRALMAQPDVLLVNLLRHERGAVQSPYSNVSRLFRRHPAIRWSRAYHSMVDDSVAELLQQESHWRIADCPEPALLHDGYRPELLAQGNKPQRLREAMEAELLERPGDPYACAKLGSLEVAEGNLERGTALLRQGLEQCPAGAHPERYELLLHLALAEAPRDPAAAVALYREALALPLAARLSLAARLNLAALLLQQGQAQEAETLCQRATAAAPEISLGWYNLGLIRRRLGDIAGALEAYREARRLQPEHPETHQNLAVALLLGGDIDGARNSFRQAIELLGQQGRSAEAAQLRQQAGAMVKLEG